The following is a genomic window from Strigops habroptila isolate Jane chromosome 18, bStrHab1.2.pri, whole genome shotgun sequence.
CTCAGCCCCCAGCCTGGCGCCCCGGGGCCCCCCGCCGCTCGGTCCCGCAGCCCCGGGGCCATCCTGGTGAAGCGGAGCTGGGTGATGGGCTCCGCTGCCCCGGCGGGACGCATCCTGGCTCCGCCGCTGCTGGGGGATGCTGCCGGGGTGCTGGTCCCGAGCCCGCCGGGATGGTCCGGGAGGATGGAGGCTCcctggtgctgggctggatgcGGCAGTGGGTGACCGGCCGCTGTCCCAGTGCCACCTTCCACCAGTGCTCTGTCCCCACGCGGGATGGGGACGTCCAACGCTGCCAGGCCAAGGGTCCCGGCTGCATCCAGGATGGTTTCGGTGCTGTCGgctggagctggctgctgcATCCCAATGGATGGCACCGACGCAGTGTCACCTACCCCGGCAGCCAGGACCTCCTCGGCCCCCGAGCCGCCGTCCGTGTTACTGAGGGGCTGTGATGGGGCGTCTAAGTCAGTGAGGGTGGCATGGAGGAGGCTGTAAGGGACCCGGGTGCTAGCGGGTGCCACCTCGCTGCTGGCATGGGTGGCAGCGGAGAGGGAGGGCTGGGTggcaggagggagggcaggggacAGGCAATTGCAGTCAGGATCTGTCCCCACAcctgaaagaagcagagagaagagacGGCCGTGGGGTCACCAGCCTCCAAGAGGTGCCCAGCCAGCAGATCCAAGGTCGGGGGCAGTGTCCTCATCCCTCCCCATGGGGAATCAGGTCAAACAGCCACccaaagcagagccaggagagcAAAGGtgaagcagagagcaggcagggagtgATGTGGCAGCACAAAGATGACAAGCaacaggcaggaggaagcaaaCCCGAATCTCCGGGTCCCCTGAGCCAATGGCAGCGGGTTATCCACGACTGACAGTGACAGCCATGTTTAATGTCCCCCCGGCACAGGGACATGGCACAGCTCCAACACACAGCAAGACATCTCCTCCACGGGCATGCAGACACAGGACGGCAACACGGGGCTCTTCCACCCCAAAATGCTCTCTCCAAAGGCTTGgtgaggggaaactgaggcacggggcAGTTGAAGTGACACAGCCGAGGTCATGCAGCACGTCGGTGGCAGAGGGGTCCCAACGCCTCCGTTCTCCGTGTTAACGCTCAACCCATGCACTGGGGCTTTGAGACAGAGCCAAGCCTGATGCCTCCAGCCAAGCTTGATGGAGATACCTCCTTACTCCCCCTCGGCATCTCTCTCTCTGGCCTTGTTTCCAGCAGGATTCGGCCCAAATCTCACCTCCAAAGGGTGGCCAACCCCTTCTCCCAACCCTGGCTCGACACAGACACACCAAGGCCACCCCTTGGGGACGGTGACAGAGACAGGACCAACGCAGACACGTGCCCACGGCGCCCGCGTGTGCCCATGGATGGGACACGCGGCTGTGAAGCTGCCCCATGCAGGCGAGCCCGAGCCCCCCCAACCCAGCACGGGTTCACCAGGCAGAGGCAAAGCCTCACATCTCACCTGGGGAGGCTCCAGCTTTCCTGGGTCCCAAGCAGGTCCTGCGGTAGACCTGGCTGCAATCCCTCTCGAAGGTCTCCTGGTTCTGCAGCAGTTGGTTGATGTCCTGGAAGAACTGCTTGACCAGCACCAGCATCTCATATGGGGAGGTGGTGAACTCCTCAAAGCACATCTGCGAGAGCTGGAGGAAGAGCCGGGCTCAGCATCGGCCCCACAACCATGCAGAGCACCCGGTGTCACCACCACGGGGTTCCACACTGCACCCAGGGCAGGGTTTGACCCTCCCCATGGCTCCCTGTGCCCATGCACCCACCCCAGGATGCTCTGGACACCCCATTTATAGACTCAttggatggtttgggttggaaacgaccttaagatcatccatttccaagccctaccatgggcagggacacctcacactagaccatatcaccCCAGGCTCTGTCCCTTCACCAAAGGATGAGGGCTCAGAGCATTCCCCCATGGATCTGGCATGGGACACCGcacctttctctcctcttcatcctcctccctgATGCAGGGGTCGAAGCTCTCGTCGATGCGGCTGTACATCCTGCGCACCATCTGCATCTTCTTGGCGTTGGAGGAGTTCTCCTTGAACTCCGTGCGCTCCAGGATCTTGCccagcagaggaaaagctgctttcacGTAGCAAACAGAGTCGTTCTGTGAGGAcacagacccccccccccaaagtgAGACTGGTTCAGGGATGGGCAGAGCAGCACCTCCCATCCTGCTCTGCcttggggaaactgaggcacagacgCACAAAGCGCCTTTACATGGCCCTGAGGCTGCCCAAGCTGGGACTCAATAGCTGTCTACGGGCAGGATGGgtccctcctgtgctgccaCCCAtgaaaggggagaggagaggggagatTGGGGACCCAGGGACCCCCCCTCCATGCACCAGCCAGCCCTGGTCCCTGTCCCCTTCTGTCCCCAGCAAGGAGCCACTCACCAACTGCATCTTGTTGATGAACTTGAAGGAGACTCTGCCCGGGTGCTGCATCTGGGTGTCAGCCTGGAAGGACAGAGCAGGATGTCACCCTATGGGGTGCTTATCCCTGCACCAGGGACGCCGGTCTCCTCCCaccctgcttctcttcctcctcctcttcctcccagcaccacagcagagcccagccctgcttcATTCTCCCCCCCGCTGCAGAAGAGCATCCCAccaggcaggaggtggctgtgGCACTGAGGTCACACATCCCATGGGAATCACACCACGCTGGGGACCGCCTATGCCACAACCCTTCCCAATGAGGGGGGTGTCCAAAACAAGCCCCCTATCTCCGGGCTGGTATTCCAAGCTGGAATACTGGCCCGGAAACAATTGCTCCATTATCCTGTAGGGGCTGAAGCAAGGGGATGGCTCCTCCACCAGCGGGAAGAGGAGAGGGCTGCAATCCCCAGCAGCGAAACCACCGCTTCCATTCAAACCTGCTCCATCCCCTTTTTCCCTGCAACCACGCATCCACTTTCAAATCCCATGGGATTCCAAAGCAAAAGCTCCCCCGGGACAAGTCTGGTAGAGGAAGCCGTTATCTGCCATCTCCTGGCACTACAGCTCAGTGtttgaagaggaagaggtaaaCCCGAGCCCGGACACAGCGGTTACAGCACCCTGCTCGCTGCACGGTGGAATTTAATCTGCGACAACCAGTTAAATCCCTGCGTGCCCCCAATTCCCGGCTCTCCCCTGAACAGCCGCATGATTCCCACACTCGGAGGTGAGCCAAGGGCCAGCACAAGATACGGCCCCAACAGCCGGGATGGGGCCAGGACGAGTCGTGTCCCTGTGGGATGGGTGTGAGCATCCAGCGCTGCCCCTATGGACCACGCAGGGTGGAAGGCACCCATCGCCAAAGGCACCCATGGCTACAGCCTGGCTGGCTCCATCCATCGCCTGGCCAGCGGCCCCCCTCGCTGCCTGCCACCCACCCGCAGCCCTGTTGCCAGCCCAGCTTCCAGGCAAGCAGCTGGACTCAGGAATGCAGCCGGATTCCTCCGCTTAACCCCTGCGCAGCCGCCTGGATAACACCCGTCCCCTCCGCTGCTTCCCCACCGCTCCTGCCTCATCCAGCCCCTTTCCCAGCCACGTTCCTGCTCCCCCTTCATCTTCCATTTATCCCAACCAGCACTTTTCCACAGCCAGCCATGCTAAAGGCATGACAGCGCATCACCCCGCCCCCACCAGCACCCGCTTATCCCTCGTGCCCATGGATGCTCAGCTCCTGGGTACCATCATTTTAATGCTGGAGCTGAAAACAAGCAGATTTGCCCAAAACAAGGGCTGGTTTGTGCCTCCCTGGCCCCCCAACGAGCCCCATCCCGTGGCAGGGTGCAGAGAGGACActcaccagctcctccagctcgGCCAGGTGCCTCTCAGTGATGATCTGCTGGCAGTATCTGTTCTGCTCTGTCTCATGGATGCTGCAGAccaggaggatgaggagggaggagagcagggtgCAGCGGAACAGGCACACCTGAGCATGACAGAGCAAAGGCTTGGAGCAGCATGAATCCCCCCCTTTCCCACCCGCCACCCCCCTGCTTCGTGATGGACAAGGCTTGACCCCGATCCGGCAGGATAACCCCACCATGAACCTCCAACCCCATTCCCATCCCTATCCTGCTATTTTTAGGAACGTCAGATCAGCAGGGAATTTCCCAGTGCCCAGCGCAGGGGCTGCGTGGCCGGAGCCTGGCGAGGACAAGCCCGGTTGTGGCTCTCAGCCACTTCCACATTCCCCATCCAGCCCTCATCCCGCTCTCCCACACCATTTCTCCAGCTCCCCTGCACATCTTCTCCTCCACCCCGGCTCCGGGGAGCCGTCTGACGCACTGACCCACCCATCCCCAAAAATCCTCTTCCCACCCTCCGGACCCCCCCCAGCTTCCAGAGCCTGCACCCGCCGGGCTCTTtccatgcagcagctctggcgTCGCCCCAAATTCCCCTCCCAATCCCCCTGCAGTGAAGCGGGGAGGCCCCAAGTCGTGGCGGGATCCCGGTGGGGCTTGTCCCGGGACTAAGACCCCCgaggtggggatggagcagACCCCcgggggtgggaagggggatgATGTGTGctcccccccgctccggtgCACCGGCACTGAGAGGGTGCCTGGGTGATGGAGGGGGGGAATTTCCCTTGGAAGATGTCCAGAAATCCTCCCCTCTTGTGAAACTGCCAGATGCCACCGCCGAGACACGGCCACGGCAGGCCGGAGCCTCACCCCGCCGGGACGGGACGGGCTGGAGCCGGGGCCTCTCCCCGCCAGCTCCGGGAAGCGAGACAGGGCTGGAACCGAGAACCCGGGGCTTCACCCTTCGGCTCCGGGAGCCCCAGTGCTGGAACCGAGCATCGGGAGGGGGGCTGGAGCCTCATCCCGCGGGTCCAACAACcgagctggggctggagcatcaCCCCGCCGGGAGCCGGGACTCCCGACACGGAGCTCTGCCCTGTCCCGCTGCCTGCCCCGGGGGAGCGGGTTACGAGGGGACCCCGCACCGGTGGCAGCGGGCGCCGCGCCGGGCTAACGGGAGGGGCCGCCGTACCTTGGCTCCGAGGCGGGGCATGGGGGCTGCCGtggggccggggctgcggcggggccgggcggagcgggcgaggcggcggcggggccgagCGGGGCCGGGCTGAGCCACCACCGCCGCCGCGCTCCCCTTTATAGCGCCGCGGCAGCATGTGGTTTATGAGAATGGGCTGGCGCTCGGCCCCGCTCGGCCCCGCTCGGCTCCGCTCGGATCGGATCGGCCCCTCCTCGGATCGGATCGGCCCCTCCTCGAATCAGTTCGTCTCCCTCTCGGGTCGGATCGGTCCCTACTCGGATCGGGTCGGCCCCGCTCGGATCGGATCGGCCTCTC
Proteins encoded in this region:
- the CSF1 gene encoding macrophage colony-stimulating factor 1 isoform X1, whose amino-acid sequence is MPRLGAKVCLFRCTLLSSLLILLVCSIHETEQNRYCQQIITERHLAELEELADTQMQHPGRVSFKFINKMQLNDSVCYVKAAFPLLGKILERTEFKENSSNAKKMQMVRRMYSRIDESFDPCIREEDEEERKLSQMCFEEFTTSPYEMLVLVKQFFQDINQLLQNQETFERDCSQVYRRTCLGPRKAGASPGVGTDPDCNCLSPALPPATQPSLSAATHASSEVAPASTRVPYSLLHATLTDLDAPSQPLSNTDGGSGAEEVLAAGVGDTASVPSIGMQQPAPADSTETILDAAGTLGLAALDVPIPRGDRALVEGGTGTAAGHPLPHPAQHQGASILPDHPGGLGTSTPAASPSSGGARMRPAGAAEPITQLRFTRMAPGLRDRAAGGPGAPGWGLSRRREPQDGGAGPSFDSGFVLSTEQRRKEPPAREGRQEPLIYIAVASVVAVLLAMGGLLFYKYKSRVLEQPLEDGGCDPEEPERRALQGARECPDLETQDL
- the CSF1 gene encoding macrophage colony-stimulating factor 1 isoform X2, whose protein sequence is MPRLGAKVCLFRCTLLSSLLILLVCSIHETEQNRYCQQIITERHLAELEELADTQMQHPGRVSFKFINKMQLNDSVCYVKAAFPLLGKILERTEFKENSSNAKKMQMVRRMYSRIDESFDPCIREEDEEERKLSQMCFEEFTTSPYEMLVLVKQFFQDINQLLQNQETFERDCSQVYRRTCLGPRKAGASPEQRRKEPPAREGRQEPLIYIAVASVVAVLLAMGGLLFYKYKSRVLEQPLEDGGCDPEEPERRALQGARECPDLETQDL